One segment of Belonocnema kinseyi isolate 2016_QV_RU_SX_M_011 chromosome 7, B_treatae_v1, whole genome shotgun sequence DNA contains the following:
- the LOC117176653 gene encoding uncharacterized protein LOC117176653 yields the protein MTELLSRLTNLQPNGHEVKFIARVPKFYKQDPTCWFLIVEAALARAKITTEKSKAQELIAQLDPDIVAHVKDIINSQPQDIYHQIKDRLIKTYSISSETKLRQLLKGEVVNEGKPSLLLNRIRSLNDSACSYDVLRSIFLEQLPSSIRAILAMSQVADLSALATLADKVCEASNPSAFQTFAVAPQCSTTPHAANVCSTSVPQSPMDSIASMFAQQTKLFEELSRRISQLENQRGRSTARSNYRGNSGARNRSKSNNKGD from the coding sequence ATGACCGAACTTCTCTCCAGATTAACTAATCTACAGCCTAACGGCCACGAGGTCAAATTCATAGCCAGGGTACCAAAATTTTATAAGCAGGACCCAACCTGTTGGTTCCTGATAGTTGAGGCGGCCCTCGCGCGTGCAAAAATAACTACTGAGAAGTCGAAAGCACAAGAACTAATCGCGCAATTAGATCCAGATATCGTCGCGCATGTCAAAGATATCATAAATTCACAACCTCAAGATATATATCATCAAATTAAGGACAGGCTCATTAAAACTTATTCAATATCGAGCGAGACCAAGCTGCGTCAGCTCTTAAAGGGGGAGGTAGTAAACGAAGGGAAACCATCGCTCTTATTAAATCGCATCAGAAGCCTTAACGACAGCGCGTGTAGTTACGACGTGCTTAGATCCATTTTTCTAGAGCAACTCCCTAGCTCAATTCGCGCTATCTTAGCCATGTCTCAAGTTGCCGATCTTTCGGCTCTCGCGACCTTGGCAGACAAAGTTTGCGAGGCATCGAATCCATCTGCTTTCCAAACGTTCGCGGTAGCCCCGCAATGCTCCACTACTCCTCACGCGGCCAATGTGTGCTCGACTTCAGTACCGCAGTCCCCTATGGACTCCATCGCGTCAATGTTCGCGCAGCAAACCAAATTATTCGAAGAACTTTCGCGCAGAATCTCACAACTGGAGAACCAACGAGGTCGTTCAACCGCACGGTCAAATTACCGTGGAAATTCAGGCGCGCGAAACCGCAGTAAATCTAATAACAAAGGTGATTAA